The following proteins are co-located in the Verrucomicrobiia bacterium genome:
- the gdhA gene encoding NADP-specific glutamate dehydrogenase, whose translation MAIVQEILELVARRNPGEPEFLQAVTEFVESIDPALQRHRKYREGRVLERMVEPERLVSFRVPWQDDRGQFQVNRGFRVQFSSTIGPYKGGLRFHATVSASILKFLAFEQVYKNALTTLPMGGGKGGSDFDPKGRSDHEVMRFCQSFMTELFRHVGPDTDVPAGDIGVGAREIGFLFGQYKRLANEFTGVLTGKGIKWGGSLIRPEATGYGCVYFAQEMLKTRSESLEGKVCTVSGSGNAAQFTVEKLLHHGARVVTLSDSNGFIHDPDGINEEKLAWIKDLKNVRRGRIREYAARFGAEYQEGRRPWQVPCHCAFPCATQNEIGGEDAQTLLDQGCTLVAEGANMPSEPAAVDRFLARRILFAPGKAANAGGVATSGLEMAQNSMRLPWTRDEVERRLQLIMVTIHREAFETAAEYGCPGNLVVGANIAGFVKVADAMLEQGLV comes from the coding sequence ATGGCAATTGTTCAGGAAATCCTCGAACTGGTGGCCCGCCGGAATCCCGGCGAACCGGAGTTCCTTCAGGCCGTGACGGAATTCGTGGAGTCCATCGATCCGGCCCTGCAACGCCATCGCAAGTACCGCGAGGGCCGTGTGCTCGAACGGATGGTCGAGCCGGAACGGTTGGTCTCCTTCCGCGTCCCCTGGCAGGACGACCGTGGCCAGTTCCAGGTGAACCGCGGGTTCCGGGTCCAGTTCAGCAGCACCATCGGGCCCTACAAGGGCGGCCTTCGCTTCCACGCCACGGTCAGCGCCAGCATCCTGAAATTCCTGGCCTTCGAGCAGGTCTACAAGAACGCCCTGACCACCCTGCCCATGGGCGGCGGCAAGGGCGGCTCCGATTTCGACCCCAAAGGCCGCAGCGATCATGAGGTCATGCGCTTCTGCCAGTCCTTCATGACCGAACTGTTTCGTCATGTCGGTCCCGACACCGACGTTCCCGCCGGCGATATCGGGGTGGGCGCCCGCGAAATCGGATTCCTCTTCGGGCAGTACAAACGCCTGGCCAACGAATTCACCGGCGTCCTCACCGGCAAGGGCATCAAGTGGGGCGGCTCCCTGATCCGCCCCGAAGCCACCGGGTACGGATGCGTTTATTTCGCCCAGGAAATGCTCAAGACCCGCAGCGAATCCCTCGAGGGCAAGGTCTGCACCGTCTCCGGCTCGGGCAATGCCGCCCAATTCACCGTCGAAAAACTCCTCCATCATGGCGCCAGGGTGGTCACCCTCTCCGATTCCAACGGCTTCATCCACGATCCCGACGGCATCAACGAGGAAAAGCTCGCCTGGATCAAGGACCTCAAGAACGTCCGCCGCGGTCGCATCCGGGAATACGCCGCCCGCTTCGGCGCGGAGTACCAGGAGGGCCGCCGCCCCTGGCAGGTCCCCTGCCACTGCGCCTTTCCCTGCGCCACCCAGAACGAAATCGGCGGCGAGGACGCCCAGACCCTCCTGGACCAGGGCTGCACCCTCGTCGCCGAAGGCGCCAACATGCCTTCCGAACCCGCCGCCGTGGACCGCTTCCTCGCCCGCAGGATCCTCTTCGCGCCCGGCAAGGCCGCCAATGCCGGCGGCGTCGCCACCTCTGGTCTCGAGATGGCCCAGAACTCCATGCGCCTCCCCTGGACCCGGGACGAAGTCGAGCGTCGCCTTCAGTTGATCATGGTCACCATCCACCGCGAGGCCTTCGAGACCGCCGCCGAGTACGGCTGTCCAGGCAATCTCGTCGTCGGCGCCAACATCGCCGGCTTCGTCAAGGTGGCCGACGCCATGCTCGAACAGGGCCTCGTCTGA
- the lysA gene encoding diaminopimelate decarboxylase, translated as MHDFRYRGGQLYCEEVSIEALVERFGTPLFVYSRHTLRDHFEKLDRALDPLDHLICYAVKANSNLAVLRALANQGSGFDVVSEGELRRVEAAGGDPGRCVFAGVGKTEREIEYALRREIYSFNVESAPELERIQRVARRLGRKAPVAVRVNPNVDAGTHAKITTGTYENKFGIAFERVERLYAAASKLSNIRLRGIQMHIGSQLTDVEPFRRAVEKIVPMAERLHRRHGFDFLSIGGGIGIVYDPALASGDPDWWRKEPEARRILTPSTYAEALKPLLAPLGLRILLEPGRFIVGNAGALVTRVEFVKRTGKKNFVIVDAAMNDLIRPAFYDAFHEIVPVTRKRGRAVPSDVVGPICESGDYFAKDRPLPRVGEGDHLALLSAGAYGSVMGSNYNSRPLAAEALVDGRRFALVRERQRVEDIWSRERVPAWLQRSSRR; from the coding sequence GTGCACGACTTTCGTTACCGGGGCGGGCAACTGTATTGCGAAGAGGTGTCGATCGAGGCGCTGGTGGAGCGTTTCGGGACGCCGCTTTTCGTGTATTCGCGGCATACCCTGCGCGACCACTTCGAGAAGCTGGACCGGGCGCTGGACCCGCTCGACCACCTGATTTGTTACGCGGTGAAGGCCAACTCGAATCTGGCGGTGCTGCGGGCCCTGGCGAACCAGGGGAGCGGGTTCGATGTGGTGAGCGAGGGGGAGTTGCGCCGGGTCGAGGCGGCGGGGGGCGATCCGGGGCGTTGCGTATTTGCGGGGGTGGGCAAGACGGAGCGGGAGATCGAGTACGCACTGCGGCGGGAGATTTATTCGTTCAATGTGGAGAGCGCGCCGGAGCTCGAGCGAATCCAGCGGGTGGCGCGGCGGTTGGGACGCAAGGCGCCGGTGGCGGTGCGGGTGAATCCGAACGTGGATGCCGGGACGCACGCGAAGATCACGACGGGGACCTACGAGAACAAGTTCGGCATTGCCTTCGAACGGGTGGAGCGGCTTTACGCGGCGGCGTCGAAGCTTTCGAACATTCGGTTGCGCGGGATCCAGATGCACATCGGCTCGCAGTTGACGGATGTGGAGCCGTTCCGGCGGGCGGTGGAGAAGATCGTTCCGATGGCGGAGCGCCTGCACCGGCGGCACGGGTTCGACTTTCTCAGCATTGGCGGTGGCATCGGTATTGTGTACGACCCGGCCCTGGCCAGCGGCGATCCGGACTGGTGGCGGAAGGAGCCGGAGGCGCGCCGGATTCTGACGCCCTCGACCTATGCCGAGGCGTTGAAGCCGCTGCTGGCGCCGCTGGGGTTGAGGATCCTGCTCGAGCCGGGGCGGTTCATCGTGGGCAACGCGGGGGCTTTGGTGACGCGGGTGGAGTTCGTGAAGCGCACCGGGAAGAAGAACTTCGTGATTGTGGATGCGGCGATGAACGACCTGATCCGGCCGGCCTTTTACGATGCGTTCCACGAGATTGTCCCGGTGACGCGGAAGCGTGGCCGGGCGGTCCCTTCGGACGTGGTCGGGCCGATCTGCGAGAGCGGGGATTACTTTGCCAAGGACCGGCCGTTGCCGCGGGTCGGGGAGGGGGATCATCTGGCGTTGCTGAGTGCCGGGGCCTACGGGTCGGTGATGGGGTCGAACTACAATTCGCGACCGCTGGCGGCGGAGGCGCTGGTGGACGGACGGCGGTTCGCCCTGGTGCGGGAGCGGCAGCGTGTCGAGGACATCTGGAGCCGGGAACGGGTGCCGGCGTGGTTGCAGCGGTCGTCCCGGCGATGA
- a CDS encoding pyruvate, phosphate dikinase yields the protein MESDVATGGLPGPERLSTGMPGLDAVIQGLHAGDNVVWEVDTLDDYLPVLEPLAGEARRLGRRFVYFRFARHAPLFAAGAGREIHELDPQAGFERFLSGILDRIEATGRGAYYVFDCLSDLAADWLSDRMLGNFFMIACPYLHELDTIAYFALLKHEHSFHATDCINRTSQVVLELFRKEERRYLHPLKVWRRYSPTLYMLHSWEGAAFRPVTRSATITDILGAVPKPWLEFTIHRPGIWVRTFQRAQQMAQALERGEAVGREAGELFEDLLRMVVTRDERLSRLAREYFDLRAVVEIMQRMIGTGQIGGKSLGMLLARAILLRSDPAWAGRLESHDSFYVGSDVFYTYLVQNGCWWLRRRARDFEVHLERAEEARRRILTGTFPDFIRDQFLEVIEYFGQSPLIVRSSSLLEDNYGNAFSGKYESVFCVNQGTPEERLAAFMAAVRTVYASALSEEGLRYRLQHELLDHDEQMALLVQRVSGEMHGHLFLPQVAGVGFSFNPYVWHEDIDPAAGVLRLVFGLGTRAVDRTGDDYTRLVALNAPGKRVESSPEEVREFAQRRVDGLDLRANRMVSPESGTVAGLLPEAVRGWFFPDDGSGAGGAPWMLDFERVLGETRFVPAMRALCATLQEAYDYPVDIEFTANFEADGSFRVNVVQCRPFQVTLRGQGSRIQFPEDLDPADVLFQSRGPVVGQSLATVIDRLIYVVPAVYGRMSMTQRYSIARTIGRLTHLETAGVRPIVLLLGPGRWGTSTPSLGVPVSFAEIDTVSVLVEMTVMHEGLVPDVSLGTHFFNDLVEMDMLYLAISPGREGHHLREDLLRRHPNQLVRLLPSAEPLADALWVIDSDPPGPAGGRLLLNVDAMGQRALCYREPVV from the coding sequence ATGGAGTCCGATGTGGCAACGGGCGGGCTGCCCGGTCCGGAACGGCTCAGCACGGGCATGCCGGGTCTGGACGCGGTGATCCAGGGATTGCATGCGGGGGACAACGTGGTTTGGGAGGTGGATACGCTGGACGACTACCTGCCGGTTCTCGAGCCGCTGGCGGGGGAGGCCCGGAGGTTGGGGCGGCGGTTCGTGTATTTCCGGTTTGCCCGGCACGCGCCGTTGTTCGCCGCCGGGGCTGGAAGGGAGATCCATGAACTGGATCCGCAGGCGGGATTCGAGCGGTTCTTGTCGGGCATCCTGGATCGGATCGAGGCGACGGGCCGCGGCGCGTACTACGTGTTCGACTGTCTGTCGGATCTGGCGGCGGACTGGTTGAGCGACCGCATGCTGGGGAACTTCTTCATGATCGCCTGTCCGTACCTGCACGAACTGGACACGATCGCCTACTTCGCGCTGCTGAAACACGAGCATTCGTTCCATGCCACCGACTGCATCAATCGGACGTCCCAGGTGGTGCTGGAACTGTTCCGCAAGGAGGAACGGCGGTACCTGCATCCGCTGAAGGTCTGGCGCCGGTATTCGCCGACGTTGTATATGCTGCACAGCTGGGAGGGTGCGGCATTCCGGCCGGTCACCCGCAGCGCCACGATTACGGACATCCTGGGGGCGGTGCCCAAGCCGTGGCTGGAGTTCACGATTCACCGGCCGGGGATCTGGGTGCGGACGTTCCAGCGGGCGCAGCAGATGGCCCAGGCGTTGGAGCGGGGCGAGGCGGTGGGGCGTGAGGCGGGGGAATTGTTCGAGGACCTCCTGCGGATGGTGGTGACCCGGGACGAGCGGTTGTCGCGGCTGGCCCGCGAGTATTTCGATCTTCGGGCCGTGGTGGAGATCATGCAGCGGATGATCGGGACGGGGCAGATTGGCGGGAAGAGTCTCGGCATGCTGCTGGCGCGGGCCATCCTGCTGCGGTCGGATCCGGCCTGGGCGGGGCGGTTGGAGAGCCACGACTCGTTCTATGTGGGATCGGATGTGTTCTACACGTACCTGGTCCAGAACGGTTGCTGGTGGCTGCGGCGGCGGGCCCGGGACTTCGAGGTTCACCTGGAGCGGGCGGAGGAGGCGCGGCGACGGATTCTGACGGGGACGTTTCCGGATTTCATCCGGGACCAGTTCCTCGAGGTGATCGAGTATTTCGGGCAATCGCCGCTGATCGTGCGATCGAGCAGCCTGCTGGAGGACAATTACGGCAACGCCTTTTCGGGGAAGTACGAGAGTGTGTTCTGCGTCAACCAGGGGACCCCGGAGGAACGGCTGGCGGCCTTCATGGCGGCCGTGCGGACGGTGTACGCGAGCGCCCTGAGCGAGGAGGGGCTGAGGTATCGCCTGCAACACGAGCTGCTGGACCATGACGAGCAGATGGCCCTGCTGGTGCAGAGGGTTTCGGGGGAGATGCACGGGCACCTTTTCCTGCCCCAGGTGGCGGGCGTCGGCTTTTCCTTCAACCCGTATGTGTGGCACGAGGACATCGACCCGGCGGCGGGCGTGCTCCGGCTGGTCTTCGGGCTGGGGACGCGGGCGGTGGACCGCACCGGGGACGACTACACCCGGCTGGTTGCCCTGAACGCCCCCGGGAAGCGGGTGGAATCGAGTCCGGAGGAAGTGCGGGAATTCGCTCAACGCCGGGTGGACGGGCTCGATTTGCGGGCCAACCGGATGGTGAGCCCGGAGTCCGGGACGGTGGCCGGACTGCTGCCGGAGGCGGTGCGGGGCTGGTTTTTTCCCGACGATGGGAGCGGGGCCGGGGGGGCGCCCTGGATGCTCGATTTCGAGCGGGTGCTGGGTGAGACCCGGTTCGTCCCGGCGATGCGGGCACTGTGCGCCACGCTTCAGGAGGCGTACGACTACCCGGTGGACATCGAGTTCACCGCCAATTTCGAGGCGGACGGGAGCTTCCGGGTGAATGTGGTGCAGTGCCGGCCGTTCCAGGTGACGCTGCGGGGCCAGGGGAGCCGGATCCAGTTCCCGGAGGACCTCGACCCTGCGGACGTGCTGTTCCAGTCGCGGGGACCGGTGGTGGGGCAGAGTCTGGCCACGGTGATCGACCGGCTGATCTACGTGGTGCCGGCGGTGTACGGGCGGATGAGCATGACGCAGCGATACTCGATTGCGCGGACGATCGGCAGGCTCACGCACCTGGAGACGGCGGGGGTCCGTCCGATCGTGCTGCTGCTGGGGCCCGGGCGGTGGGGTACATCGACGCCGTCGCTGGGGGTTCCGGTGTCCTTTGCCGAGATCGACACCGTGTCGGTGCTGGTCGAGATGACGGTGATGCACGAGGGGTTGGTACCGGACGTGTCGTTGGGGACGCATTTTTTCAACGACCTGGTGGAGATGGACATGCTGTATCTGGCGATCTCGCCCGGGCGTGAGGGGCATCACCTGCGGGAGGATTTGCTGCGGCGGCATCCCAACCAGCTGGTCCGGCTGCTGCCATCGGCGGAGCCGTTGGCCGACGCCTTGTGGGTGATCGATTCGGACCCGCCCGGTCCGGCGGGTGGCCGGTTGCTGTTGAACGTCGATGCGATGGGGCAGCGGGCCTTGTGCTACCGGGAGCCGGTGGTGTGA